The genomic region GCGGTCGCCCTTAAGGAAAGTATGGGCAACAGGCCAGGGGTTCATGCCACGGATTTGGTTAAAGAGTTGACGATTGGTTTTGTTCCAGTCCAGTTTTTCTTCCTCTGGCTTGATATTTAGCGAGAAAGTGACCTGACTTGGATCCTGCGGTTCAGGTTTGATTTCCCCAGCAATGTAGGCAGGCAAAGTGTCCAAAAGCAAATCACGACCAACTAGCGCCAATTTCTCAAACAAGGTGCCGACATTGTCCTCATCCGTGATTGGAATACTGCGACGAGAAATCATATCTCCTGCATCCATTTCCTTCACCATTTCCATGATGGTCACACCAGCTTCCTCATCCCCTTGAATCAAGGCATAATGGATAGGCGCACCACCACGGTGTTTGGGAAGAAGGGAAGCGTGAACATTGACCGCAAAGTCCATGCTATCAAGGAGTTTACTTGGCAGAAACTGCCCAAAAGCAGCAGTCACAATTCCATCTGCTCCTAGCTTCATAATAGCTTCCATCTCAGGACTTCCAGATAATTTTTCAGGTTGATAAA from Streptococcus mitis NCTC 12261 harbors:
- the fmt gene encoding methionyl-tRNA formyltransferase; protein product: MTKLIFMGTPDFSATVLKGLLTDDRYEILAVVTQPDRAVGRKKVIQETPVKQAAKEAGLPIYQPEKLSGSPEMEAIMKLGADGIVTAAFGQFLPSKLLDSMDFAVNVHASLLPKHRGGAPIHYALIQGDEEAGVTIMEMVKEMDAGDMISRRSIPITDEDNVGTLFEKLALVGRDLLLDTLPAYIAGEIKPEPQDPSQVTFSLNIKPEEEKLDWNKTNRQLFNQIRGMNPWPVAHTFLKGDRFKIYEALPVEGQGNPGEILSTGKKELIVATAEGALSLKQVQPAGKPKMDIASFLNGVGRTLTVGERFGD